A single genomic interval of Gemmatimonadales bacterium harbors:
- a CDS encoding HlyD family efflux transporter periplasmic adaptor subunit has protein sequence MSTRTRIVLISLPVLLVLGGVSWVLLRPRADAETVLEASGTVEATEAPLGFAATGRIDSVLVREGERVRANQDLARLDRVEVEARRDQAAAQASAARAQLAELTRGFRAEEVAQAASALEAAGRRLDDAEQTLDRTRTLHTGGAVSQEALDRAQIAFDIARSQRDQAAEQMGLMTAGPRPERIDGARAMVAQADAAVRALEAALDHLTVRSPFDGLVTARHREPGEIVPPGGAVLTVTRFDDRWVRIYVPEDRIGAVQIGAPATITADTYRDRRYGGQVVFIASEAEFTPKTVQTQEERVKLVYAVKVQITDDSLYQLKPGMPADVRLESRP, from the coding sequence ATGAGCACCAGAACTCGGATCGTCCTGATTTCTCTCCCCGTGCTCCTCGTCCTGGGAGGGGTTTCCTGGGTGCTGCTTCGGCCTCGTGCCGACGCCGAGACCGTGCTGGAAGCCTCTGGCACGGTCGAGGCCACCGAAGCACCACTTGGATTCGCCGCGACGGGCCGGATCGATTCGGTCTTGGTGCGGGAGGGGGAACGGGTCCGCGCCAATCAGGACCTCGCGCGGCTGGATCGCGTGGAGGTCGAGGCGCGCCGGGACCAGGCGGCCGCACAGGCGAGTGCGGCCCGAGCCCAACTGGCGGAACTCACACGGGGGTTTCGCGCCGAGGAGGTCGCCCAGGCCGCCTCCGCTCTTGAGGCGGCTGGCCGGCGGTTGGACGACGCCGAACAAACCCTGGACCGCACCAGGACGCTGCACACCGGGGGGGCCGTCAGCCAGGAGGCGCTGGACCGCGCGCAGATTGCCTTTGATATCGCCCGGAGCCAGCGCGATCAGGCGGCGGAGCAGATGGGGTTGATGACGGCCGGACCCCGCCCGGAGCGCATCGACGGGGCCCGCGCCATGGTCGCCCAGGCTGACGCCGCCGTCCGCGCACTCGAGGCTGCCCTGGACCACCTGACCGTTCGCAGCCCCTTCGACGGCCTCGTCACGGCGCGCCACCGTGAGCCGGGGGAGATCGTCCCGCCCGGCGGCGCCGTGCTCACGGTCACACGATTCGATGATCGCTGGGTCCGGATCTATGTGCCGGAGGACCGGATCGGAGCGGTCCAGATTGGGGCGCCCGCCACCATCACGGCGGACACGTACCGGGACCGACGATACGGCGGGCAGGTCGTGTTCATCGCGAGCGAGGCCGAATTTACACCCAAGACCGTCCAGACCCAGGAGGAACGGGTCAAGTTGGTGTACGCGGTCAAGGTGCAGATCACGGATGATTCGCTCTACCAGCTGAAGCCGGGGATGCCGGCCGACGTCCGACTCGAGAGCCGCCCATGA
- a CDS encoding ABC transporter ATP-binding protein, with amino-acid sequence MTETSAVQVVGLGRRFGAVVAVDDLTFAVAPGELFGLLGPDGAGKTTTLRMLAGVLRPTSGDAFINGVSVVKNPEATKHQIAYMSQRFGLYGDLTVLENLTFYADLYEVPYHERPARMERLFHFSNLGPFQHRLAGKLSGGMKQKLGLSCALIHQPQVLLLDEPTFGVDPISRRDLWLIVHDMVAQGVTVVVSTAYMDEAERFDRLAVLHQGRLLALDFPSALQEARHGEVLAVQVDRPRAARDLALQLPSVRRAAIFGDRLHVTLRDRGEDAEHLRSTLTSGGMTVTGIDPIVPSMEDVFIALVAEGNAA; translated from the coding sequence ATGACCGAGACGTCAGCGGTGCAAGTCGTCGGCCTCGGGCGTCGCTTTGGGGCCGTCGTGGCGGTCGACGACTTGACGTTCGCGGTCGCGCCCGGTGAGTTGTTCGGGCTGCTCGGGCCCGACGGTGCCGGCAAGACCACGACGCTCAGGATGCTGGCCGGTGTGCTCCGGCCCACCTCGGGCGACGCGTTCATCAACGGGGTCAGCGTCGTGAAGAACCCCGAAGCGACAAAACACCAGATCGCGTACATGTCACAGCGCTTTGGCCTCTACGGCGATCTGACGGTGCTTGAGAATCTCACCTTTTACGCGGATCTGTACGAGGTCCCCTACCATGAACGACCGGCCCGGATGGAACGGCTGTTCCACTTCTCGAACCTGGGGCCGTTTCAGCACCGGCTCGCGGGCAAGCTGTCGGGGGGAATGAAGCAGAAGTTGGGGCTCTCCTGTGCGCTGATTCACCAGCCCCAGGTGTTGCTCCTCGACGAACCGACGTTTGGCGTGGACCCGATTTCTCGACGAGACCTCTGGCTCATCGTGCACGACATGGTGGCCCAGGGGGTGACGGTGGTCGTGAGCACGGCCTACATGGACGAGGCCGAACGCTTCGATCGCCTCGCCGTCCTGCACCAGGGCCGCCTGCTCGCTCTCGATTTCCCGAGTGCGTTGCAAGAGGCCAGGCACGGCGAGGTGCTCGCTGTGCAGGTCGATCGACCGCGCGCCGCGCGAGACCTGGCCCTCCAGCTGCCGTCGGTCCGGCGCGCGGCCATCTTCGGCGACCGGCTGCATGTGACCCTCCGCGACCGCGGCGAGGACGCGGAGCACCTCCGCTCCACGCTCACCAGCGGCGGGATGACGGTCACCGGCATCGACCCGATCGTCCCGTCGATGGAGGATGTGTTCATTGCCCTGGTTGCGGAAGGGAACGCGGCGTGA
- a CDS encoding ABC transporter ATP-binding protein encodes MTARVANVAVSVADLTKRFGAFTAVDQVSFQVERSEIFGFLGPNGAGKTTTIKMLTGLLLPSSGHGTVAGHDIMTDSEAIKHSIGYMSQLFSLYADLTVEENIGFFAGLYGVNRARRGERRDWVLEMAGLTEHRARLTGELPLGWKQRLALGCAVLHEPPLLFLDEPTSGVDPISRRQFWDLIDGLAESGTTVFVSTHYMEEAEYCHRLALMNRGRLIALDTPQRLRAGMVEPILSIRTGDGPRAVEALQGDPAVLDTGLFGRNVHAVVRDLAEAEAVIPERLAARGVELLGLAPIAPSLEDVFVALVRAEGGAVVD; translated from the coding sequence GTGACCGCCCGAGTCGCCAACGTGGCGGTCTCCGTGGCGGACCTCACCAAGCGGTTCGGTGCATTCACCGCCGTCGACCAGGTGTCGTTTCAAGTCGAACGGAGCGAGATCTTCGGTTTTCTGGGGCCCAATGGAGCCGGCAAGACCACCACGATCAAGATGCTCACCGGGCTACTCCTCCCCTCGTCAGGACATGGCACGGTCGCCGGCCATGACATCATGACCGACAGCGAGGCCATCAAGCACAGTATCGGCTACATGTCCCAGCTCTTTTCGTTATATGCAGATCTCACGGTGGAGGAAAACATCGGGTTCTTCGCCGGCCTCTACGGGGTGAACCGGGCTCGCCGCGGGGAGCGACGCGATTGGGTGCTTGAGATGGCCGGGCTCACCGAGCACCGCGCCCGGTTGACCGGAGAACTCCCGCTCGGCTGGAAGCAGCGTCTGGCGCTGGGCTGCGCCGTCCTGCATGAACCGCCGCTGCTCTTTCTCGATGAGCCGACCTCAGGCGTCGACCCCATTTCGCGCCGGCAGTTCTGGGATCTCATTGACGGCCTGGCCGAGAGTGGCACCACCGTGTTCGTGAGCACCCACTACATGGAGGAGGCGGAGTACTGCCATCGCCTGGCGCTGATGAACCGGGGTCGGCTCATCGCGCTCGACACGCCGCAGCGGCTTCGGGCCGGCATGGTGGAGCCAATCCTGAGCATCCGCACCGGCGATGGCCCCCGGGCCGTCGAGGCGCTGCAGGGCGATCCCGCCGTGCTCGACACCGGCCTGTTTGGCCGCAACGTCCACGCAGTGGTGCGGGACCTGGCCGAGGCAGAAGCGGTGATCCCCGAGCGGTTGGCCGCACGGGGAGTGGAATTGCTGGGTCTGGCGCCCATCGCCCCCTCCCTCGAGGATGTCTTCGTGGCGTTGGTCCGCGCCGAGGGGGGGGCGGTCGTTGACTGA
- a CDS encoding ABC transporter permease — MTESLGGLSRMRLFAIARKEIIQLRRDSRSLALAFLLPALLLVLFGYAITWDVTDVRMAVIDQDASASSRALVEAFRASGYFTVDLRPDRTSDLGPLLDRGRVQLGLVIPPGFEAALGAGRLAPLQAIVDGSDANTASIVLGYTQGITRSFSSRLGVAEGAGPAIQLQSRVWFNEELRSRNMIVPGLVAVIMMIIAAMLTSLTIAREWERGTMEQLAATPVQRIEVVLGKLLPYLGIGLLDVLLISGLGVVVFGVPFRGNPLLFLVLSTAFLVGALGLGMFISAVARSQLLATQLAMVATFLPAFLLSGFMYAITIMPAPLQAVTYLVPARYFLVVTRGIFLKGVGIEVLRVQGLLMISFGILGLVLATRAFKKVIE; from the coding sequence TTGACTGAGAGCCTGGGCGGCCTGAGCCGCATGCGGTTGTTCGCCATTGCGCGGAAGGAGATCATCCAGCTCCGCCGAGACTCCCGGAGCCTGGCGCTGGCCTTCCTGCTCCCGGCATTGCTGTTGGTGCTCTTCGGGTACGCGATCACCTGGGACGTCACCGACGTCCGCATGGCCGTCATCGATCAAGACGCCTCCGCGAGCAGCCGGGCCTTGGTCGAGGCGTTCCGAGCTTCCGGATACTTCACCGTCGACCTCCGCCCCGACCGCACCAGCGACCTCGGACCCCTGCTGGACCGCGGACGTGTGCAGCTTGGCCTGGTGATCCCCCCCGGCTTCGAAGCGGCACTGGGCGCGGGACGGTTGGCTCCTCTGCAGGCGATCGTCGACGGTAGCGACGCCAACACCGCCAGCATCGTCCTGGGCTACACCCAGGGAATCACCCGGTCATTCTCCTCCCGGCTTGGGGTGGCTGAAGGGGCTGGGCCGGCTATCCAGCTGCAGAGCCGGGTCTGGTTCAACGAGGAGCTGCGCAGCCGCAACATGATCGTGCCCGGCCTGGTCGCGGTGATCATGATGATTATCGCCGCCATGTTGACCTCCCTGACGATTGCGCGAGAATGGGAGCGGGGAACGATGGAGCAGCTCGCGGCCACCCCGGTCCAACGCATCGAAGTGGTCCTGGGGAAGCTGTTGCCCTATCTGGGCATCGGCCTGCTGGACGTGCTCCTGATCAGCGGGCTTGGTGTGGTGGTCTTCGGCGTGCCGTTCCGAGGCAACCCGCTCCTTTTCCTGGTGCTGAGCACCGCCTTCCTGGTCGGGGCCCTCGGCCTGGGGATGTTCATCTCGGCCGTCGCCCGATCGCAGCTGCTTGCCACCCAACTCGCCATGGTGGCCACGTTCCTCCCGGCGTTTCTGCTGTCCGGTTTCATGTACGCCATTACGATCATGCCCGCTCCACTCCAGGCCGTGACGTACCTGGTTCCCGCACGCTACTTTCTCGTCGTGACCCGCGGGATCTTCCTGAAGGGTGTCGGCATCGAAGTCCTCCGGGTCCAAGGGCTCCTGATGATCAGCTTCGGCATCCTCGGCCTGGTGCTCGCGACGCGCGCGTTCAAGAAGGTGATCGAATGA
- a CDS encoding ABC transporter permease produces MSPAWSASLERVWELVKKEFLQLFRDPRMSRVVFVAPLIQLLVFGYAVSTDIRDTTLFVVDHEQSQASRDLVTALTSSGHFRVSGRSDQARDAVRALEYGDALVALDIPVGFTDALRGGRRAQVQMLFDGTNSNTATVAMGYAERIVQAFGAGLSGAPLVRGVDLRERAWFNPDLSSRNYNVPAVVGAIILLVCLLLTSLAVVRERELGTLEQLMVSPLTPGELIAGKTIPFAIIGLVDLTIVTIVAIVWFGVPFEGSLVPLLAASVLYLLSGLGVGLLISTVSATQQEAFMASFLVFMPAILLSGFMFPVSSMPDVFQWLTYLNPVRHYLIIVRGVFLKGVGFQAMWPEFTALLMLGAALLGLAASRFEKRTS; encoded by the coding sequence ATGAGCCCCGCGTGGAGCGCCAGCCTGGAGCGAGTCTGGGAATTGGTAAAGAAGGAATTCCTCCAGCTGTTCCGGGACCCGCGCATGTCCCGGGTGGTCTTCGTGGCGCCGCTGATACAGCTCCTCGTCTTCGGGTACGCGGTGTCCACCGATATCCGCGATACGACCCTCTTCGTCGTCGACCACGAACAGAGCCAGGCCTCGCGGGACTTGGTGACCGCCCTCACCTCTTCCGGGCACTTTCGCGTTTCCGGCCGGTCGGATCAGGCGCGTGACGCGGTGCGGGCGCTGGAGTACGGCGACGCCCTGGTCGCACTGGACATCCCGGTTGGCTTCACCGATGCGCTTCGTGGAGGCCGGCGCGCGCAGGTCCAGATGCTGTTTGATGGCACCAATTCGAACACGGCCACCGTGGCGATGGGCTACGCCGAGCGGATCGTGCAGGCGTTCGGGGCAGGCCTCAGCGGCGCGCCGCTCGTGCGGGGCGTCGATCTGCGAGAGCGCGCCTGGTTCAACCCTGACCTCAGCAGCAGGAACTACAACGTGCCGGCCGTCGTCGGCGCCATCATCCTGCTCGTTTGTCTGCTGCTGACCTCTCTGGCGGTCGTGCGTGAACGGGAGCTGGGCACGCTGGAGCAACTCATGGTGAGCCCGCTCACGCCCGGCGAGCTGATCGCCGGGAAGACCATTCCCTTCGCTATCATCGGCCTGGTGGACCTCACCATCGTCACGATCGTGGCCATCGTGTGGTTCGGCGTCCCGTTCGAGGGGAGCCTCGTCCCGTTGCTGGCGGCGAGTGTGCTCTACCTGCTTTCGGGCCTCGGCGTCGGGCTCTTGATTTCGACCGTCTCGGCCACACAGCAGGAAGCGTTCATGGCCAGCTTCCTGGTCTTCATGCCAGCCATTCTGCTGTCTGGGTTCATGTTCCCGGTGAGTAGCATGCCGGACGTGTTCCAGTGGCTGACGTACCTCAACCCGGTCCGGCACTACTTGATCATCGTACGCGGCGTCTTCCTGAAGGGTGTCGGGTTCCAGGCGATGTGGCCGGAATTCACGGCGCTGCTGATGCTGGGCGCTGCCCTGCTCGGACTCGCTGCCAGCCGGTTCGAAAAACGCACGAGTTGA
- a CDS encoding DUF1207 domain-containing protein, with amino-acid sequence MAPMVSRWAATVVALALSLFGGGGASAQVGLPAGDLFQPLMASPRQPRFSASYLWASSPLRDTRVGATAFGADIGIVRWGGAADGPGVQIGLAGGVFAQFDMESPSTDLMNADYIIGIPVSFRTHRFTGRVQFYHQSSHLGDEYLIRYQPDRINLSFEAIELLFSGNFGPWRVYGGGEYLVHREPDTLRPGVLIAGLEYRAVHPVLRAGDVGAARFVLAVDARFWEQHAWVPGVSGKAGLEFSPHGASEDSGRHWSILVEGYSGPSPYGQFYDEDIASLGLGLYFWL; translated from the coding sequence ATGGCGCCGATGGTGTCGCGGTGGGCGGCAACGGTGGTGGCGCTTGCGCTGTCGTTGTTCGGTGGTGGCGGGGCCTCGGCGCAAGTGGGGCTCCCGGCTGGCGACCTCTTCCAACCGCTAATGGCCAGTCCGAGGCAGCCGCGGTTTTCGGCGAGCTACCTCTGGGCCTCCTCCCCATTGCGGGATACCCGGGTCGGCGCCACGGCGTTCGGCGCGGACATCGGCATTGTGCGCTGGGGCGGCGCGGCCGACGGGCCAGGCGTGCAGATCGGCCTGGCTGGTGGCGTGTTCGCTCAATTCGACATGGAGTCTCCGTCCACCGATCTCATGAACGCCGACTACATCATCGGCATCCCGGTCTCCTTCCGGACGCACAGGTTCACAGGTCGCGTGCAATTCTATCATCAGAGCTCCCACTTGGGAGACGAGTACCTGATTCGGTACCAGCCCGATCGCATCAACCTCAGCTTCGAGGCGATCGAGCTCCTGTTCTCGGGCAACTTTGGTCCGTGGCGAGTCTACGGCGGAGGCGAGTACCTCGTGCACCGTGAGCCGGACACACTGCGGCCGGGGGTGTTGATCGCAGGCCTCGAGTACCGGGCCGTGCATCCCGTCCTGCGTGCCGGGGACGTTGGCGCGGCCCGCTTCGTGTTGGCGGTGGACGCCCGGTTCTGGGAGCAGCACGCCTGGGTTCCGGGGGTGAGCGGGAAGGCTGGCCTGGAGTTTTCGCCGCATGGTGCCAGCGAGGACAGTGGGCGGCACTGGAGCATCCTGGTCGAAGGGTACAGTGGGCCGTCACCCTACGGTCAATTCTACGACGAAGATATCGCATCCCTCGGACTGGGGTTGTATTTCTGGTTGTGA
- a CDS encoding cation transporter, with product MSALLPLDRPALVRRSRQLNYATIAYNSLEGIFAIGAGVVAGSIALVGFGIDSMIEVSAGATALWRLQADADPIRRERVEGVALRLIGVSFLALAAYVSVESLRALASRTAPDRSWFGVLLAVLSLIIMPYLSFAKRTIAVQLQSGALAAEAKQTLICVYLSVILLCGLLLNVLVGWWWADPAAALVMVPLVTWEGIEGLRGRSACGDGC from the coding sequence ATGAGCGCACTGCTACCCCTCGACCGCCCCGCACTTGTTCGGCGGAGTCGACAGCTCAACTACGCCACCATCGCGTACAACAGCCTTGAAGGGATCTTTGCGATCGGGGCAGGTGTGGTCGCTGGCAGCATCGCGCTGGTGGGGTTCGGCATCGACAGCATGATAGAAGTGAGCGCGGGAGCAACAGCCCTCTGGCGGCTACAAGCCGACGCGGACCCAATTCGCCGTGAGCGGGTAGAAGGGGTTGCCCTGCGACTGATCGGCGTGTCCTTCCTAGCACTCGCAGCCTATGTGAGTGTCGAGTCCCTTCGAGCGCTGGCAAGTCGGACCGCCCCGGACCGATCGTGGTTTGGTGTTCTGCTCGCGGTGCTGTCTCTGATCATCATGCCGTACCTTTCATTCGCAAAGCGGACTATTGCCGTTCAATTGCAGAGTGGGGCGCTGGCGGCTGAAGCAAAGCAGACGCTAATCTGCGTCTATCTCTCCGTGATCCTTCTGTGTGGGCTCCTGCTTAACGTGTTGGTGGGCTGGTGGTGGGCGGACCCTGCGGCGGCCCTGGTCATGGTCCCTCTAGTCACTTGGGAAGGAATCGAGGGCCTCCGCGGACGGTCGGCGTGCGGGGACGGGTGCTGA